The genomic DNA CGGTGCGCTGGTCGACGTCGACCGCTCCGGTGCGGGAGTTGAGGCGCAGGTCGGCGGGGCCGATGCCGCGGGTGCCGCGCACGGCGACCCTCCGTCGGCGGGTCGGCATCCGGTCGTTGCCCTGGTCGAGCGCCGCCTGCGCCACGAAGGCCACCGAGATCTCGGCGGGCGTCGCCCCGTGCGCCCCGAACTGCGGCCCGAGGACGAGGGGTTCGCAGGTGTCGGTCGCGGCGTTCGGGTCGCCCACGACCCCGTACGCGGGGAAGCCCGACTTGAGTACGAGCTGCGGCTTGGCGCCGAAGAACTCCGGGCGCCACAGCACGATGTCGGCGAGCTTGCCGACCTCGATCGAGCCGACCTCGTGGGCGAGCCCGTGCGCGAGGGCGGGGTTGATGGTCAGCTTGGCCAGGTAACGCAGGACGCGCGCGTTGTCGTGGTCCTCGGGGGCGCCGAACTCGGCCTTCATCTTCCCGGCCATCGCGAAGGTCCGTCGCACGGTCTCGCCCGCCCGCCCCATGCCCTGCGCGTCCGACGAGGTGATGCCGATCGCGCCCAGGTCGTGCAGCACGTCCTCGGCGCCCATGGTCCCGGCCCGGATCCGGTCGCGGGCCATGGCGGCGTCGCCGGGCAGGTCGGGCTTGAGGTCGTGGACGGAGACGATCATCCCGTAGTGCTCGGCGACCGCGTCCCGGCCGAAGGGCAGGGTCGGGTTGGTGGACGAGCCGATGACGTTCGGGACGCCCGCCATCTTCAGCACGTTCGGTACGTGCCCGCCGCCGCAGCCCTCGATGTGGAAGGCGTGGATGGTGCGCCCGTCGAGGACCCGCAGGGTGTCCTCGACCGAGAGGCACTCGTTCAGTCCGTCGCTGTGCAGGGCGACCTGCACATCGTGCTCCTCGGCGACGCGCAGCGCGGTGTCGAGGGCACGGGTGTGGGCGCCCATGTCCTCGTGGACCTTGAAGCCGGACGCGCCGCCCTCGGCGAGTGCCTCGACCAGGGGCGCCGGGTCGGACGACGAACCCCGGCCCAGGAAGCCGATGTTGACCGGCCAGGCGTCGAAGGCGCTGAACGCGTGCCGCAGCGCCCAGGGCGAGTTGACGCCGACGCCCCACACGGGCCCGAACTCCTGGCCGATGACCGTGGTCACGCCGGAGGCGAGGGAGGCCTCCATGATGCGCGGCGACAGCAGGTGGACGTGGGTGTCGACGGCTCCGGCGGTGGCGATCAGCCCCTCTCCGGAGACGATGGACGTGCCGGTGCCGACCACGACGTCGACCCCGGCGAGGGTGTCGGGGTTCCCGGCCCGTCCGATCGAGCAGATCCGGCCTTCCCGGATCCCGATGGACACCTTCCGGATGCCCTGCGCCGCGTCGATCACGACGACATTGCTGATGACGACGTCACAGGTGTCGCGGACGGCCGCGGCCTTGAGGTGCAGTCCGTCGCGGGCGGTCTTGCCGAACCCGGCGAGGAACTCGTCCCCGTACTGCTGGGCGTCGGACTCGACGCGGATCGTCAGCCCCGAGTCGCCGAGGCGGACCCGGTCGCCGGCCCGGGGGCCGTGGGTGGCGGCGTATGCGTAGGGATTCATCGCTGCTCGACTCCGAGATATCCGCAGGCGGCGGCCCTGCGCAGGGCCTCTTCCTTCGCCCCAGGCGCGTCCAGCGGCCCGTCGACCAGACCGGCGAACCCGATCGCGATCCGGTCGCCGCCGACGGGCACGAGCCCGATCTCGACGCTCTCCCCCGGCCCGAACCGCACCGATGAGCCCGCGGGCACGGCCGCCCGCATGCCGTAGGCGGCCGCGCGGTCGAAGTCGAGCCGCGGGTTGGCCTCGAAGAAGTGGAAGTGGGAGGTGACGGAGACGGGCACGGTGGCCGTGTTGGTGACGAGCACCCGTACGACGGCCTCGGGCTCGGTGTGTTCCGGCCCCGGCAGCAGCGCGCCCGGAGCCTGGTCGCCCAGCCCTCCCCCGATCGGGTCGGTCACCACCGCGAGCCGCGAACCGTCGTCGAAGACAGCCTCGACATGCACCTCGGTGACGATGTCGGCGACGCCCGGCAGTACGTCGTCCGGGCCGAGCACGGCTCGCGCGGCGGCGATCGCCTCGGCGAGCCGGCGCCCGTCCCGGGCGGCCTCACAGACGGTGTCGGCGATGAGAGCGGTCGCCTCCGGCACATTGAGCCGAAGACCGCGCGCCCTGCGCGCCCGGGCCAGCTCCGCGGCCCCGAAGAGCAGCAGCCGGTCACGTTCCGTGGGGGTCAGCCGCACGTGAACGACACCTCCTTGCGTTTCCGCGATTTAGAGCACCACTCTAACCACGACACTCGCCGAACGGGAACATTGATCCATGAACTTGGGTCATGTCACATTGAACACTGCTCAAACATCGCGCCGGCCGACCTCGCCGATCACCCGCAAGCCCCCGGGTACACGACAGGGCCGCCGCGGACCCTTGAGTCCGCGGCGGCCCTGAACAGCCATGAGTGAGGGCGAGGCCCTGTCGGTCTAGCCCAGCGGGTGCATCCAGCCGTGCTTGTCCTCGCCGATGCCGCGCTGGATGTCGAGGAGGGCCTCGCGCAGCTTCAGGGTGACCTCGCCCGGCTCACCGCCCGAGTGCTGCCACTCGGCGCTGCTGCGCTTGACCGTGCCGACCG from Streptomyces avermitilis MA-4680 = NBRC 14893 includes the following:
- the ureA gene encoding urease subunit gamma, with product MRLTPTERDRLLLFGAAELARARRARGLRLNVPEATALIADTVCEAARDGRRLAEAIAAARAVLGPDDVLPGVADIVTEVHVEAVFDDGSRLAVVTDPIGGGLGDQAPGALLPGPEHTEPEAVVRVLVTNTATVPVSVTSHFHFFEANPRLDFDRAAAYGMRAAVPAGSSVRFGPGESVEIGLVPVGGDRIAIGFAGLVDGPLDAPGAKEEALRRAAACGYLGVEQR
- a CDS encoding urease subunit alpha, whose amino-acid sequence is MNPYAYAATHGPRAGDRVRLGDSGLTIRVESDAQQYGDEFLAGFGKTARDGLHLKAAAVRDTCDVVISNVVVIDAAQGIRKVSIGIREGRICSIGRAGNPDTLAGVDVVVGTGTSIVSGEGLIATAGAVDTHVHLLSPRIMEASLASGVTTVIGQEFGPVWGVGVNSPWALRHAFSAFDAWPVNIGFLGRGSSSDPAPLVEALAEGGASGFKVHEDMGAHTRALDTALRVAEEHDVQVALHSDGLNECLSVEDTLRVLDGRTIHAFHIEGCGGGHVPNVLKMAGVPNVIGSSTNPTLPFGRDAVAEHYGMIVSVHDLKPDLPGDAAMARDRIRAGTMGAEDVLHDLGAIGITSSDAQGMGRAGETVRRTFAMAGKMKAEFGAPEDHDNARVLRYLAKLTINPALAHGLAHEVGSIEVGKLADIVLWRPEFFGAKPQLVLKSGFPAYGVVGDPNAATDTCEPLVLGPQFGAHGATPAEISVAFVAQAALDQGNDRMPTRRRRVAVRGTRGIGPADLRLNSRTGAVDVDQRTGLVTLDGDPIRSEPADSVSLNRLYFL